The following are encoded together in the Salvia hispanica cultivar TCC Black 2014 chromosome 6, UniMelb_Shisp_WGS_1.0, whole genome shotgun sequence genome:
- the LOC125195700 gene encoding glycolate oxidase 1-like: MGEITNVTEYQAIAKEKLPKMVYDYYASGAEDQWTLAENRNAFSRILFRPRILIDVSKIDMTTTVLGFKISMPIMIAPTAMQKMAHPEGEYATARAASSAGTIMTLSSWATSSVEEVASTGPGIRFFQLYVYKDRNVVAQLVRRAERAGFKAIALTVDTPRLGRREADIKNRFVLPPGLTLKNFEGLDLGKMDEANDSGLASYVAGQIDRTLSWKDVKWLQSITSMPILVKGVLTAEDARIAVQSGAAGIIVSNHGARQLDYVPSTIMALEEVVKGAQGRVPVFLDGGVRRGTDVFKALALGASGIFIGRPVVFSLAADGEAGVKKVLQMLRDEFELTMALSGCRTLSEITRNHIVTEWDAPRGLPAPRL; this comes from the exons ATGGGTGAGATCACAAATGTAACCGAGTACCAGGCTATTGCCAAGGAGAAACTGCCTAAAATGGTGTACGATTACTATGCTTCGGGTGCAGAGGACCAATGGACTCTTGCTGAGAACAGAAATGCATTTTCGAGGATTCT GTTTAGGCCCCGGATTCTGATTGATGTTAGCAAAATCGACATGACTACTACTGTGTTGGGCTTCAAGATCTCTATGCCAATCATGATTGCCCCGACTGCTATGCAGAAGATGGCTCACCCTGAGG GAGAGTATGCAACAGCTAGAGCTGCATCTTCAGCTGGAACTATCATG ACCCTATCGTCATGGGCCACTTCCAGCGTTGAGGAAGTAGCTTCCACAGGGCCTGGCATTCGATTCTTCCAGCTTTAT GTCTACAAGGACAGGAACGTTGTGGCTCAGCTTGTGAGGAGAGCTGAGAGGGCTGGTTTCAAGGCCATTGCACTCACTGTCGACACCCCAAGATTGGGACGCCGTGAAGCTGACATCAAGAACAG ATTTGTTTTGCCACCTGGTTTGACACTGAAAAATTTCGAGGGGTTGGACCTCGGGAAGATGGATGAA GCCAATGACTCTGGACTTGCATCCTACGTTGCTGGTCAAATTGATCGTACCTTGAGCTGGAAG GATGTTAAGTGGCTGCAATCAATCACTTCAATGCCCATCTTGGTGAAGGGTGTGCTCACTGCAGAGGATG CAAGGATTGCTGTTCAGAGTGGAGCTGCAGGTATCATCGTCTCCAACCATGGTGCTCGTCAGCTGGACTACGTGCCCTCTACCATCATGGCTTTGGAGGAG GTTGTGAAAGGTGCACAAGGCCGGGTTCCGGTGTTCTTGGATGGAGGTGTCCGTCGTGGAACAGATGTGTTCAAGGCGTTGGCACTCGGAGCTTCTGGCATCTTT ATTGGGCGACCGGTGGTGTTCTCATTGGCCGCTGACGGGGAGGCCGGCGTGAAGAAGGTGCTCCAGATGTTGCGCGATGAGTTTGAGCTGACCATGGCGTTGAGTGGGTGCCGCACACTCAGTGAGATCACGCGCAACCACATTGTGACTGAGTGGGACGCCCCTCGGGGACTCCCGGCCCCCAGGTTATAA